The following is a genomic window from Chryseobacterium sp. StRB126.
AGAGTTGAAATCTGAAGCTATTTTGAAAAACCTGGTGGTTTCTTAATTTTTTTAAACCACAGATTTCTTTCTGATAATTTATTTACAAAGAAAGGATAAAATATGTTTAGATTCTTTCTGAATGACAAAGTGTATGGTTTAATCTGTTTTAAATCATTGTGGAATTTGTGAAACTATTTGTGTTTCAGTAGTAAGTTTCGGCTAAAGCCAGATGAATTTTATTGGGTTTATTTAGGCGGGCTAAAGCCCACCTCTATTGATGTTGATATCCGTACCGATATACAAGGAGAAAAGTAGTTGTTTAACGACAATATCTTTTATCTTTTATCTTTTATCTTTTATCTTTTATCTTTTATCTTTTATCTTTTATCTTTTATCTTTTATCTTTTATCTTTTATCTTTTATCTTTTATCTTTTCCCCATAAAAAAACCTCCTTCAAAAAAGAAAGAGGCTATATCTATATAAATATTTAAATTACTTCTTTACACCGATTCGGCTCCAGGTATCCATTACAAAAAGCAGGATAAGACCTATTGCAGCAGCGGATGCAGAAAATACAAACTTAATGTTGTCTTCATCAGCAATAAGGTCATTCTGCCAGTTGATAGCATACAAATTAATAGCGATGAAAATGATGAACAGTACTAAAAATACTTTATAAAACTTCTTCATAATTTTTAAAAATTAACATAATTCAGCACCAATTGGGCAAAATTTGCAGTGAATAATTTAATTGAAATCGCTAAAAGGATAATACCGAAAACTTTCTGAAGAATCATCAAAGTAGCATCTCCTATTTTCTGCTCCAACCATTTCGCTGATTTCAGCACCAAATATACGAAAATTGTATTAAGAATAATTCCGAAAATAATATTAATATCATGAAATTCAGCTCTGAGGGATAGCGCTGTTGTTAGAGTTCCGGCACCTGCAACCAGTGGAAATGCGATGGGTACGATAGATGCAGCCTTTGCCTCGGTTGTTTTATTGATTTCAATTCCTAAAATCATTTCCAGCGCTATGACAAAAATCACAAAAGCTCCGGCAATCGCAAATGAATTGACATCTACTCCAATGAGCTTTAGAATTTTATTTCCTACAAATAGGAAAACAATCATAATTACTCCTGCAGTAATTGCAGCCTTACCAGCTTCAATCTTTCCGAACTTCTGCTGAAGACTTACTATAATGGGAACTGAGCCGATAATATCGATAACGGCAAAAAGAACCATAAAGCTGGTAACGATCTCTTTAAAAGAGAAACCATCAAAAATTTCCATCTCTTTGTAATTAAAAATTTCGCAAAAATATGAAAATAAATTAATTATTTGCTAATTTGTGAATATAAATTAACAATTGTTTTCAAAAGTTCTTCTATACCATCATGAGATTTCACAGGAGCATATTTCTCCATCTGAATTTTCTGCTGCAATCTTGCATATTGTTCAGCCACTGAAGAGCCTTTGTGTTTTTCAAGAAAAGTCTTAAACTCTGCAGTAGAGCCTTGAAAATACTGGTTTCTCACTTCCTGATCCAATTCTTCCAGTGTAACAAAAAACTTTTCATAATCGCCATTATCTTTGAGGTTTTCAAGATAACCAAAATAATCGTTGATATCCGTTTTCAGCAACTCTCTAATCTCTTTTTCCGTTTCAGCCACAGAACCTAAAGGTTTTTGAGGTACGGTTTCCCTAACTAATGTACGTTTTTTTTGCCAAGTTTTAAATAGCAGGTACAGAATAAATAAACCTAAAAGAATGGCAATATTGGTTAAAAGAATATTCCAGTGGAATTTACTCTTTTCTTTTACTTTAAATGAAGTGGTTTTAAGAACCGGAGTATCTACCGTCTCCAAAAGGTTATTGGTATATTCATTCACCTTTTCCACTGTAGAGCGGGATTCCATTACCTGATCGTGGGAAAGTGCATTTACATCCAAAATTTTCTGCCCCAAATCCATATATTCTTTGCTCTCAGGATCAAAGAAAGCAAACGGTTCTGTCCTAATAGAAATAGCTCCTGATTTGTTAGGAATTACTACATAATTGGCAAAAACTTCTCCTTTCATCCCCGTGCTGCCCGGATAAACCTTTGAGATGACCTTTGGAGCAAAAACTTCATAATCGGGAGATGCTGCAATTTTCGGAAGTACCAGATCCGGTAAGTTTCCTTCTCCGGCAACCTTTACAACAACATTCAATGGCTTTTTAGCTTCAGGTTTTTCTTTCGTAGTATTATAAACGCTTACGTTAAAATTTCCAACTGCATTTTTAAAACCATCAGGGGCACCTTCCGGAAGTT
Proteins encoded in this region:
- a CDS encoding MarC family protein; the protein is MEIFDGFSFKEIVTSFMVLFAVIDIIGSVPIIVSLQQKFGKIEAGKAAITAGVIMIVFLFVGNKILKLIGVDVNSFAIAGAFVIFVIALEMILGIEINKTTEAKAASIVPIAFPLVAGAGTLTTALSLRAEFHDINIIFGIILNTIFVYLVLKSAKWLEQKIGDATLMILQKVFGIILLAISIKLFTANFAQLVLNYVNF
- a CDS encoding BatD family protein, whose protein sequence is MKNKLIYILLTLASVITYGQVNLSLDADKNDYGGKDIVNLTIILELNGSDLVQQTGFQLPDLSKFNIIGSGSVTNTVIDPATNTLITQKVSRIALEPKKKGKIKIGSVLVTVNNKIYKTEPFDVNIRDIVEKKSLASNTSNEVYLNMEIEDRNVYQDQPTIAVLKVYSRNIDNLRKVKNIRLPQQENINVHPINFNKSEIDPSDNGNMASQILAMFMVFPNEAGYVEVPGVSASVSSYSNKNKIVSNKVKINVRKLPEGAPDGFKNAVGNFNVSVYNTTKEKPEAKKPLNVVVKVAGEGNLPDLVLPKIAASPDYEVFAPKVISKVYPGSTGMKGEVFANYVVIPNKSGAISIRTEPFAFFDPESKEYMDLGQKILDVNALSHDQVMESRSTVEKVNEYTNNLLETVDTPVLKTTSFKVKEKSKFHWNILLTNIAILLGLFILYLLFKTWQKKRTLVRETVPQKPLGSVAETEKEIRELLKTDINDYFGYLENLKDNGDYEKFFVTLEELDQEVRNQYFQGSTAEFKTFLEKHKGSSVAEQYARLQQKIQMEKYAPVKSHDGIEELLKTIVNLYSQISK